From Halomicrobium salinisoli, the proteins below share one genomic window:
- a CDS encoding GMP synthase subunit A, producing the protein MTQIDVVDNHGQFTHLEQRALRDMGVDVSIIDNDTPPAEIDADGLVLSGGPDMDRIGNCAEYLELDVPVLGICLGMQVMADELGGEVGSGDYGGYADVNVDIHDDEDPLVGSLAPETRVWASHADEVKEVPDGYEVTASSDVCDVEAMSNGEDRFGVQWHPEVAHTEEGEEVFENFLSVCDRRNG; encoded by the coding sequence ATGACTCAGATCGACGTCGTGGACAACCACGGCCAGTTCACGCACCTGGAGCAGCGGGCGCTGCGTGACATGGGCGTGGACGTCTCGATCATCGACAACGACACGCCGCCGGCGGAGATCGACGCCGACGGACTGGTCCTCTCCGGCGGCCCCGACATGGACCGCATCGGCAACTGCGCCGAGTACCTCGAGCTGGACGTGCCCGTCCTGGGCATCTGCCTGGGGATGCAGGTGATGGCCGACGAACTCGGCGGCGAGGTCGGCTCCGGCGACTACGGCGGCTACGCCGACGTGAACGTCGACATCCACGACGACGAGGACCCGCTCGTGGGATCGCTGGCGCCCGAGACGCGCGTCTGGGCCAGCCACGCCGACGAGGTCAAGGAGGTCCCCGATGGGTACGAGGTCACCGCGAGTTCCGACGTCTGCGACGTCGAGGCGATGAGCAACGGGGAGGACCGCTTCGGCGTCCAGTGGCACCCCGAGGTGGCTCACACCGAGGAGGGCGAGGAGGTCTTCGAGAACTTCCTGTCAGTTTGCGACCGGCGGAACGGGTAG
- a CDS encoding DUF7097 family protein has protein sequence MEKAPGGTSVGVDDPYEHVDRCDFVTDEGQCRWAVEHGRRDPEFADERSAEDFRCPVVSPPDGESVPDTEDAPRRGDGGDLPGEWRWSDCPHFRCRQHDRECARCGLEERRMAHSDERPLLEEHHLSYSRDSGAGDGDAAHEVTVYLCRWCHAKVHGSWARIDDDANPDPEAVAEKEGRKSRELDEMGFESAAERFEDDE, from the coding sequence ATGGAGAAGGCGCCCGGTGGGACGTCCGTCGGCGTGGACGACCCATACGAGCACGTCGACCGGTGCGACTTCGTCACCGACGAGGGGCAGTGCCGGTGGGCCGTCGAGCACGGCCGCCGCGACCCCGAGTTCGCCGACGAGCGCAGCGCCGAGGACTTCCGGTGTCCGGTCGTCTCGCCGCCGGACGGGGAGTCAGTGCCCGACACCGAGGACGCGCCGCGGCGCGGCGACGGCGGGGACCTGCCGGGCGAGTGGCGCTGGTCGGACTGCCCGCACTTCCGGTGTCGCCAGCACGACCGGGAGTGCGCCCGCTGCGGCCTGGAAGAACGCCGGATGGCCCACTCCGACGAGCGGCCGCTGCTGGAGGAGCACCACCTGTCCTACAGCCGCGATAGTGGGGCAGGCGACGGCGACGCCGCCCACGAGGTCACGGTCTACCTCTGCCGGTGGTGCCACGCGAAGGTCCACGGCTCGTGGGCGCGCATCGACGATGACGCCAACCCCGACCCCGAGGCGGTCGCCGAGAAGGAGGGGCGGAAGTCCCGGGAACTGGACGAGATGGGCTTCGAGTCGGCCGCCGAGCGGTTCGAAGACGACGAGTGA
- a CDS encoding DUF192 domain-containing protein, with the protein MRVVHRPAEGDERVLAGDVEFAESALEQARGLMFRSSVPDDFALVFPFEPPGWPLSRWFDDEGWRLIHMLFVGAPLDVLWLADGEVRKAERLDPWTGVGAARADTVIELPAGAAEGVSVGDVVEVESDADGSSE; encoded by the coding sequence ATGCGCGTCGTGCACAGGCCGGCGGAGGGGGACGAGCGGGTCCTCGCCGGCGACGTCGAGTTCGCCGAGTCAGCCCTCGAGCAGGCGCGGGGACTGATGTTCCGCTCCTCGGTCCCCGACGACTTCGCGCTCGTGTTCCCGTTCGAGCCGCCGGGCTGGCCGCTGTCGCGGTGGTTCGACGACGAGGGCTGGCGACTGATCCACATGCTGTTCGTCGGGGCGCCGCTGGACGTCCTCTGGCTGGCGGACGGCGAGGTCCGGAAGGCGGAGCGGCTCGACCCCTGGACGGGCGTCGGCGCGGCGAGGGCCGACACGGTGATCGAACTGCCCGCCGGGGCCGCCGAGGGCGTCTCGGTCGGCGACGTCGTCGAGGTGGAGAGCGACGCCGACGGGAGCAGCGAGTGA
- a CDS encoding NAD-binding protein, whose product MADDTLPRVLGAHRLSKRQRLVVLFGTSLTVFVLLLTVGYNLGMARYEGVDQDLFHSLRVVVETLTTTGFGSDADDWTTSVMELYVTFIQVAGIAIGFFTLRVLVIPLWKRTPTELDERLTPKNDHVVVCEYQRDSDVLLDELERLGVEYVLIDSDREEAKALSDAGYQVIGGDPEDEDTLRRASIESAALVVADAGRRNVSILLSARELNPDVRTVCLIDSAQQRRALEQIGIDRVVSPAAVVGGRLARLAARPVGRAAAGDADFAGDPGAAGVRLDDETVLTELIVHRTSPLRGRRLRDTALGGRPDIEVVGGWFDGRFRFPPDPDDRLTANAVVVVFGPEAAIDELRGEAAGAGPRRHHPRVVVAGLGEGGTAAVDALPDDTDVTTVDVADGPDVDVVGDVGEPETLAAAGLDEATALLVTVDDDATALLAIALARTMTDEIEVFARVTDADKVNNAYEAGADYVLSTQEVSARLLASDVYGERVLDPTSQIRTVRVDGDAFAGDTVGEVNAAHQDRFRLVGVRRDGAFLSDGEVTVGGDDVAVVVGADEAIQRFERELV is encoded by the coding sequence ATGGCTGACGACACGCTCCCCCGGGTTCTGGGCGCCCACCGACTCTCGAAGCGCCAGCGCCTCGTCGTCCTGTTCGGCACGTCCCTGACAGTCTTCGTGCTCCTCCTGACTGTCGGCTACAACCTCGGGATGGCCCGCTACGAGGGCGTCGACCAGGATCTCTTCCACTCGCTCCGCGTCGTCGTCGAGACGCTGACGACCACGGGATTCGGCTCGGACGCCGACGACTGGACCACGAGCGTGATGGAACTCTACGTTACGTTCATCCAGGTGGCGGGCATCGCCATCGGCTTCTTCACGCTCAGGGTGCTCGTGATCCCGCTCTGGAAGCGGACGCCGACGGAACTGGACGAGCGGCTGACGCCCAAGAACGACCACGTCGTCGTCTGCGAGTACCAGCGAGACAGCGACGTCCTCCTGGACGAACTCGAACGTCTCGGCGTCGAGTACGTCCTGATCGACTCCGACCGCGAGGAGGCCAAGGCGCTCTCCGACGCGGGGTACCAGGTCATCGGCGGCGACCCGGAGGACGAGGACACGCTGCGGCGTGCGTCGATCGAGTCCGCCGCGCTCGTCGTCGCCGACGCGGGCCGGCGGAACGTCAGCATCCTGCTCAGCGCGCGCGAGCTGAACCCGGACGTGCGCACCGTCTGCCTGATCGACTCGGCACAGCAGCGCCGGGCGCTCGAACAGATCGGGATCGACCGCGTCGTCTCGCCCGCCGCGGTCGTCGGCGGCCGCCTGGCCCGGCTGGCCGCGCGGCCCGTGGGCCGGGCTGCCGCGGGGGACGCCGACTTCGCCGGGGACCCCGGAGCAGCCGGCGTCAGGCTCGACGACGAGACGGTCCTGACCGAGCTGATCGTCCACCGAACGAGCCCGCTCCGCGGCCGGCGTCTGCGGGACACCGCGCTGGGGGGGCGCCCCGATATCGAGGTGGTCGGCGGCTGGTTCGACGGCCGCTTCCGCTTCCCGCCCGACCCGGACGACCGGCTCACGGCCAACGCCGTGGTCGTCGTCTTCGGACCGGAGGCGGCCATCGACGAACTCCGGGGCGAAGCGGCCGGCGCCGGTCCCCGCCGCCACCACCCCCGCGTCGTCGTCGCCGGACTCGGCGAGGGCGGGACCGCCGCCGTCGACGCCCTCCCGGACGACACCGACGTCACGACCGTGGACGTCGCCGACGGCCCGGACGTCGACGTGGTCGGCGACGTCGGCGAACCGGAGACCCTCGCGGCCGCGGGCCTGGACGAGGCGACGGCGCTTTTGGTCACCGTCGACGACGACGCGACCGCGCTGCTCGCCATTGCGCTCGCGCGCACGATGACTGACGAGATCGAGGTCTTCGCGCGGGTCACCGACGCGGACAAGGTGAACAACGCCTACGAGGCCGGCGCCGACTACGTCCTCTCGACCCAGGAGGTCAGCGCCCGCCTGCTCGCCAGCGACGTCTACGGGGAGCGCGTCCTCGATCCGACCAGTCAGATCCGCACCGTCCGCGTCGACGGGGACGCGTTCGCCGGCGACACGGTGGGCGAGGTCAACGCCGCCCACCAGGACCGGTTCCGACTGGTCGGCGTCCGCCGGGACGGCGCGTTCCTGAGCGACGGCGAGGTGACCGTCGGCGGCGACGACGTCGCCGTCGTCGTCGGAGCGGACGAGGCCATCCAGCGCTTCGAGCGCGAACTGGTCTGA
- a CDS encoding (R)-citramalate synthase, producing MEDLSDIDDVQFLDTTLRDGEQAPGVSLSPEEKAGIARRLDAADVDVIEAGSACTGPGERETISRVTDLDLEAIVTSFCRGLERDVDLALDCGVDGINLVVPASDRHVEGKVGTSREDNLESTVELVEYAKDHGLWVEVIGEDGSRADLDYLEELLGASLDAGADRICFADTVGHATPDRAVEAVLRLSELGPVSTHTHDDLGLAVTNALASLAAGADMVHGTVNGIGERAGNVALEEVAIALDHGYGVETMELTEVYELAKLVANTTGIPLPPNKAVVGENAFTHESGIHTDGTLKDDAMYEPYPPEKVGRERRLALGKHAGRAGVAAALDEHDIEVSEEELDEVFRRVKEIGDRGKRVTDADLLTIAEDVSGDDRERRVVLEDLTTVAGGGTPTASIRLTVDGEEREEAETGSGPVDAALNAVQAALGGVADTHLESYHVDAITGGTDAVVTVEVEMSRGDTTVTVTASDSDITRASVRAMVDAIDRLVADEGETVVADD from the coding sequence CTGGAGGACCTCTCCGATATCGACGACGTACAGTTTCTCGACACGACGCTGCGCGACGGCGAGCAAGCCCCGGGTGTGTCCCTCTCCCCGGAGGAGAAGGCGGGGATCGCCCGGCGGCTCGACGCCGCGGACGTCGACGTGATCGAGGCCGGGAGCGCCTGCACCGGCCCCGGCGAGCGCGAGACCATCTCCCGGGTCACCGACCTCGATCTGGAGGCCATCGTGACGAGCTTCTGTCGCGGCCTCGAGCGCGACGTCGACCTGGCGCTGGACTGCGGCGTCGACGGGATCAACCTCGTCGTCCCCGCCAGCGACCGCCACGTCGAGGGCAAGGTCGGCACCTCGCGCGAGGACAACCTCGAATCGACCGTCGAACTGGTCGAGTACGCGAAGGACCACGGCCTGTGGGTCGAGGTCATCGGCGAGGACGGCTCGCGCGCCGACCTCGACTACCTCGAGGAGCTGCTCGGGGCGTCCCTGGACGCGGGCGCCGACCGTATCTGCTTCGCCGACACGGTCGGCCACGCGACGCCCGACCGCGCGGTCGAGGCCGTCCTGCGCCTCTCGGAGCTGGGCCCGGTCAGCACGCACACCCACGACGACCTGGGGCTGGCCGTGACCAACGCCCTGGCCTCGCTGGCCGCGGGCGCGGACATGGTCCACGGCACCGTCAACGGCATCGGCGAGCGGGCCGGCAACGTCGCCCTCGAGGAGGTCGCCATCGCGCTCGACCACGGCTACGGCGTCGAGACGATGGAACTGACCGAGGTGTACGAGCTGGCCAAGCTCGTGGCCAACACGACGGGCATCCCGCTCCCGCCGAACAAGGCCGTCGTGGGCGAGAACGCCTTCACCCACGAGTCGGGCATCCACACCGACGGCACGCTCAAGGACGACGCGATGTACGAGCCCTACCCGCCCGAGAAGGTGGGCCGGGAGCGCCGGCTCGCGCTGGGCAAGCACGCCGGCCGGGCCGGCGTCGCGGCCGCCCTCGACGAGCACGACATCGAGGTCAGCGAGGAGGAGCTGGACGAGGTGTTCCGCCGCGTCAAGGAGATCGGCGACCGCGGCAAGCGCGTCACCGACGCCGACCTGCTGACCATCGCCGAGGACGTCAGCGGCGACGACCGCGAGCGCCGCGTCGTGCTGGAGGACCTGACGACGGTCGCCGGCGGCGGCACGCCCACCGCCAGCATCCGCCTCACCGTCGACGGCGAGGAGCGCGAGGAGGCCGAGACCGGGTCCGGCCCGGTCGACGCCGCGCTCAACGCCGTCCAGGCGGCGCTGGGCGGCGTCGCCGACACACACCTCGAATCGTACCACGTCGACGCCATCACCGGCGGCACCGACGCCGTCGTCACCGTCGAGGTGGAGATGTCCCGCGGCGACACCACGGTGACGGTCACCGCCAGCGACTCCGACATCACCCGGGCGTCCGTCCGGGCGATGGTCGACGCCATCGACCGCCTGGTCGCCGACGAGGGCGAGACGGTCGTGGCCGACGACTGA
- a CDS encoding HalOD1 output domain-containing protein: MSQDTQIYRLSEGESLSQAVVHTLAHVRGVEPTNLDVRLFDAVDPDALDDLFAPADGASERSGSVAFEIAGCRIEIHGTSRVLVTPSEDARSAPEITA, from the coding sequence ATGAGCCAGGACACGCAGATCTACCGGCTGTCGGAGGGCGAATCGCTGAGCCAGGCCGTGGTACACACGCTCGCCCACGTGCGCGGCGTCGAGCCGACGAATCTCGACGTGCGCCTGTTCGACGCCGTCGACCCCGACGCCCTCGACGACCTCTTCGCGCCGGCGGACGGCGCGAGCGAGCGCTCCGGGTCCGTCGCCTTCGAGATCGCCGGCTGCCGCATCGAGATCCACGGCACCAGTCGCGTCCTCGTCACGCCCTCGGAGGACGCCCGCAGCGCTCCGGAGATCACGGCGTAG